A stretch of the Bacteroidales bacterium genome encodes the following:
- a CDS encoding PorP/SprF family type IX secretion system membrane protein, translating into MIKKISILIWGSLLTIGANAQDVMLSQPLESPIVLNPANTGAQYDLRTNLNYRQQWRSVTDPFTTVMASGDAKIASRGKSSSSFGVGLFIMNDRAGGAHLNTFLGGLNIAAKVPLTGSQNISAGIGTAFMQRHIDYSALTWDKQYDGLVYNPSLSNGEQLSNERTNNIDLSAGLQWSYGKGATTLSSNDNIGAQVGIAVYHINKPNLSFDYNDKSYMRFVLHSTISYGVKNSNMQISPSFIAAFQGPSKMFYTGALVKYKLQESSKYTDYVLARMINVGTYYRFGDAIVVMTQLEWGQFAFGISYDINVSSLTRVSTGRGGFELSARYIPFRSGVSSRLL; encoded by the coding sequence ATGATTAAAAAAATATCCATTTTAATATGGGGAAGCTTGTTAACAATAGGAGCTAATGCTCAAGATGTAATGCTTTCTCAACCGTTAGAATCTCCCATAGTTTTAAATCCAGCTAATACAGGAGCTCAATACGATTTAAGAACAAATTTAAATTATAGGCAACAGTGGCGAAGCGTTACCGATCCTTTTACTACGGTTATGGCATCGGGTGATGCCAAAATTGCATCACGTGGAAAATCTTCATCGTCTTTTGGTGTTGGCTTATTTATAATGAACGACAGGGCAGGTGGAGCTCATTTAAATACTTTTTTGGGGGGGCTTAATATTGCCGCTAAGGTTCCTTTAACAGGTAGTCAGAATATTTCGGCAGGTATTGGTACTGCATTTATGCAACGTCATATCGATTACAGTGCTCTTACTTGGGATAAACAATATGATGGGTTGGTATATAATCCTAGTCTTTCTAATGGTGAACAATTATCGAATGAACGAACCAATAATATTGATTTATCGGCTGGATTACAATGGAGCTATGGTAAAGGAGCTACAACGTTATCTTCGAATGATAATATTGGAGCGCAAGTAGGAATTGCGGTTTATCATATTAATAAGCCAAATTTGAGTTTCGATTACAATGATAAGTCTTATATGCGATTTGTTTTACATTCAACCATTTCATATGGAGTAAAAAATTCTAATATGCAAATATCGCCTTCTTTTATAGCTGCATTTCAAGGACCATCGAAAATGTTTTATACGGGTGCTCTAGTAAAATATAAACTTCAGGAGTCATCTAAATATACCGATTATGTTTTAGCTCGTATGATAAATGTAGGTACATATTATCGTTTTGGCGACGCAATTGTAGTGATGACTCAACTGGAATGGGGGCAATTTGCTTTTGGAATTAGTTATGATATCAATGTTTCGTCGCTAACTCGAGTTAGTACAGGACGTGGTGGTTTTGAATTGTCTGCACGATATATTCCCTTCCGTTCAGGTGTTTCAAGCCGTTTATTATAA